GTCTACGCTGATTGTGTCAGTGTCCGGATCTATCTGAGTGGCAGGATCATAAGTACGGCTGCCATTCACAAGGACTTCATACTTGCGGAGAATCTTTCTGATATCTTTTCGCGAGCCAAAGCCCTCGTGAGCCAGCAGCTTGTCTAAACGTTCTTTTGCCATGAGCGGAACTTCAGATTATTTTCTGTCCATAAGCGGAACAAAGTCGCGCTCTTTTGAGATGTTCTTGTAAGCTGGGCGGTAAATACGACCACCACTTACAATTTCCTCAATGCGGTGAGCTGACCATCCTGCAATACGAGAAATTGCAAAGATTGGTGTAAAGAGCTCACGTGGAATGTTGAGCATCGTGTAAACGAATCCTGAATAGAAGTCTACGTTTGCACAAACACGCTTATCTGAATGGTGAACTTCCTGAATGATAGAAGGCGCAACCTTTTCAATCAAATCATACAAAGCAAACTCTTCCATGCAGCCCTTTTCTTTAGCAAGCTGTTTAGCCTTTGCCTTAAGAAGAACTTCACGAGGATCGCTGATTGTATAAACTGCGTGTCCCATTCCGTAAACAAGACCTGAACGGTCAAAAGCTTCTTTTGTTGCAATCTTTTTGATGTAAGCAGAAACTTCTTTTTCGCTTGTCCAGTCTTTTACGTTTGCCTTGATATCATCCATCATTTCTACAACGCGGATATTTGCACCACCATGGCGGCGTCCCTTAAGGGACCCAACGGCAGCAGCCATTGCAGAATAAGTATCTGTATCAGCAGATGAAACAACGTGAACTGTAAGAGAAGAGTTGTTACCACCACCGTGCTCTGCGTGAAGAATAAGGGCAAGGTCAAGAATCTCTGCTTCAAGACGAGTGTACTGCTTGTCTGAGCGGATAAGGCGGAGGAAGTTTTCTGCAGTTGAAAGCTCCGGCTTAGGATTATGAATGAACAGAGATTTATTGTCGTAGTAGCGGCGCTTTGCCTGATAGCCGTAAGCTGCAAGTGTAGAGAATCGGGCAATCAGCTGAATACACTGCTTGATTACGTTTGCAACACTGCGGTTTTCAGGATCATCATCATAAGAATAACTTGCAAGAACACCACGAGCCATCTTGTTCATGATGTCGTTTGAAGGTGCCTTCATAATCATGTCTTCTGTAAAGTTTGAAGGAAGAACACGGCATTCACCAAGATACTTTGAGAAAGTTTCAAGCTTATCCTTATTAGGAAGTTCTCCAAAAAGAAGGAGATAAGCGCACTGTTCGTAACCGAACTGGTGATTCTTTTCTGCGTCTTTAATAAGATCTTCTACGTTATAACCGCGGTATACAAGGCGGCCAGGAACTGCAATTTTCTGACCATCCTGCATTTCGTAACCAACTACATCACCAATGCGTGTAAGTCCAACAAGAACACCGGTTCCATTCGCGTTACGGAGGCCTCGTTTAACATCGTATTGCTGGTAAAGTTTCTGATCGATAGGGTCGTTGTGGACCGCGAGTTTCTCAAGCTTCTTCAGAATAGCTGTTTCTTCTTTTGTTGACATCATTGCCTCCGTTTATACAAAGAGATTGCATAATTAGTTGTCTATTTGCATAATTATGCATTTGTAATACATTAAAATTACATAATTATACGGATTTTTGAGAGATTATGCAATGAGTTTTGTAAAAAAGATGTTGTAGGTTTACTTTGCAAAACGTTCGGCAGGGGTTACAAACCAGACTGCTTCCATTGTTGTGTCACCGTCATTTTCGAGAACATGAGGCGAACCTGAAGAGAACGAAACGCTGTCGCCCTCTGAGAGGAAGTATTCTGTACCTGCGTAAGTGAATTTGGCGCGGCCTTTGAGTATGAGACCGATTTCGCGGCCGATATGGCCGAAAGAACCGTGATGTGTATGTGAGCCGGCAGGAATCTTTATGATGTAGGATTCTGTAGAGTTTTCGCCGCTTGGAGCACCAGGGCGTGCGAGTTCTTCATAAATAACTTCGTCTTCTTTTACAGAAGCGCGTGATTCTCCGCGAATAATATGAACAGGACGTTCCTTGCGGTATTCCTCAAAAAGATATTCAAGGTTAATGTCCAGAACATCAGCAAGAGCGAGCAGAGTATCAATTGCAGGTGAAACGTGATTTCTTTCAATCTGAGAAACAAGACTTTCACTTACACCAGCTCGCTGTGCTACAACTTTAAGTGTATAGCCTCTGTGCTCTCGTGCCTGACGGAGCTTTTCACCGAAGTGATAAGGGATTTTTTTTGCTTTTGGTTCCTCATCAGGATTTTGCGAAGGTGTCATTATTTTGTTTCTCCTTGTTTTCTTCTGTTACGAATTGAATAAAGTAATCTTCCAGTGTTTTTCTAGGGCCTTCAAGCTTAAGGCGTGCACGGGAACGGGCATTATCGCGGCGGATTGTATACATGGAATAGAAGTCTCTGTAGTCAAGACCGGCATCGGCCTTTACGTGCTCTCCAAGGAATTTAGAAACCTCATCACGACCAATAGCAGGAATACCCTTAGTTTTTAATATAGTACGCAGGGTTTGAATCTGTTCTGTAGAAATACCGAAAAGGAATTCCTCCATTGCCTGAGAAACCCCGTCGTCTCCCATTTTATGCTTAATAAAACTAATCCACTGATCATCCATCTGCATGGAAATCAAAAGAAGTTCACTGGTTCCCATCATTGTTCCAAAGGCTGGAGCAAGCTTACGTCTTGCTGTCCATACCGACTGTAAAATTGGAGCAACGTTTTCACTTGTTTCATCATTCCAATGTTCCCAAAGCAGCAGAAGTGAAAGTGCCCATTCACGGCGGAATTCCATTGGCTGCGAAGTATCAGAAATCAGATTCAAATAAACGTCCTCTGCAAGCAGAGAGAACATGGAAAGTATAGTTTCTGTATCAAAGGCCTTGGAAAGTTTTTCGTAATCTTTTCCCAGATGGCCTGCGTATTTTGCAAAGTTAGAAAGTGTATGTGCCTTAGCTATAAGGAGACTTTTTCCGAGAACGGCTTTAGAAGGAAGGCGGAGAGTACGGTCTCCTGCGTCCTGGTGTTTAATAAGAGATTCAATAAGAGTTGTTCGGGTTCTTGTGCTACCAGAAAGCTCTGAACGTTCAAGCAAAGAAGGGAATTTTGAAACTGAAAAATCTATGGAGTTTAAATCCATGATTCGGTTAACAAAGGTTTCGTAATGTTCTTTATCGTGTTCTTTAGTGTAGTCCAGCAGCTGATTTATAAGTTCATTTTGACGGTCGGTAAACGCACCATTACTATCGGCAGCGGAATGCTGATCTTCTGCTGTATGATCGAGAAACGAATTTATGTCAACCTGTTCAAATTCTTGAGTATCCATATTGTCAGTTTATTAGAGTCAGAACTTTTTAATAATACTAAAGCGTTTAAGATATACTAAACTTTAGTTCTTCTATTATAAATCATATTTTTTATTTGTCTAGCCGATAATTAAAAATAAAGGATAGTTCTTATGATAAAAAAACTGATTTTTTCAGCAGCTTTTCTCCTGACTTTTTGTGTTGTATTTGCTCAGGATGCAAACACTTCTGATAGCGGGTCACAAATTGAATTATACACTGCAAAACAGCAGCAGTTACGTATAAAAGCAGAAAATGTCCGTCTCATACCAGATACAAAGAACGGCGGCTATCATTTATATGTCAAAAAAACAGAAAATGTAAATTCAATCCTTTTGACAGAGACAACAAAGGATCCTGCCGGAAAAAGCGACAGCTATGCTTATCGTACAAAAGAATATAACTCAATAAACGGAGATGAAATCCGCTATCTTGATGGTAAAAAACTCGAATCAGAGGGTTCAAAATACAGTCTTGTAGATTCAACAGTTGAAAATACGAGTTTTTTTGGTCCTGCCTTTCATATTTATATTCCGGAAACAATTATTTACGGTTATGAATGGTCCCGTCATGGCGAAATAACCATTGGAAAAGGAACTTTCATCAATATCCGTTCTTTTGAAAAGCCTTATGCTGATTATACCGGTGATTTTATGGACAGTCCTTTTATGTTTGACTTAAAGATTAAAAAACGTCCTAAACCGCAGCCAAAACCAGAGCCAAAACCGGCACCTCTTCCAGAGCCTGAACCGGAATCAGAACCTGAGCCTGAGCCTATTGAAGAGCCGGAAACAATCCTTACAGATGACTATAATCCTGTTGCAAGTGAAAAATTTAAGGAAATGTCAGATGATATTATCTATTCCAAGGGACCTGAAACAATTATTGATGATATAAAAGGGCTTTTGGAAGATATTGAAGATAAAGATAATCTGGACCTCGTATTTGCAATTGATGCTACGGGAAGTATGAAAAATGATATTGATAAGCTGAAATCTGATATGCAACCAATGCTCGCCGAGATTTTTGGTGGAAGTCCGGGTGTAAGAGTAGGATTACTGTTTTATAGAGATTATGGCGACACCTTTAAGTATATGGATCTGCCTGTAAAAGTGTTCCCGTTTACCTCTAATTTTACTAGCTTTTCAAAAAATCTGAACTCAATCCGCATTTATGGTAAGGAAGGTGGAGATATTCCTGAAGCTGTTTATGAAGCAATGTATGCATCATGCGAGTTTTATTCATGGCGCACAACAGCACAAAAGAAAATCATTCTGATTGGAGATGCAGAACCACATCCAACACCAAGAGGAACCAGAAAATATTCAAAAGATTTTGTAATGGGATTAGCAGCGAGCAGAAAAATTAAGATACACTCAATTCTTCTGCCTCGTGATTAGATGTTCACAGCCGGAATACGGCTGTGAAACTTTGATGATGGATTTTATTTTTTAAGTTCAGCTAATTTTGCTTCAGGAATCTGATTTATACTGATAGTACAGAGCTTTTTATAGGCACCTGGAAGCATTGCAGCATAAACATCATAAATCTGAAGAATTTCATTGAAAGTGTTGTAAGCCTTATCATATTTATTCTGAGCAAGATATACACGGCCAAGCTCATATTTAGCTTCCACATAAATTGAAGCATCAGTTCCAAAGCGTGCTATAACAGTATCGTAGCAGAATTCAGCAGATTTATAATCACCGATTCCAACATAATTCTGTCCCATCTGAATTATCTGAGCAGAAGTTTTATCTTCTGGAATTTCTTTAAGAGTTTTACATGAAATAAAAAGTGACGAAATAGCAGCAAGAACTGCAAGAATGATTAATTTTTTCATAGTGCTAGAAGTTTACCTCAAAAAATTATAATATGGAAGAGATGAAAATTAGATTTTGCCTGATTTTACCTCTGCTGTTTATCATTTGTCTTAGTTCCTGTGCATCAACTCCTGCTGTAGAAGGCGGGAAGTCAACAGTGGCTCAAGACGTTCATAAAGAAAAAAAACAAAATTCTAAAAAGTTACTTTTTGAGGACTGGAAATATAAGGGATTCGGGCAGCCGCTGCCGGTTTGGTTTGAGGCGGCTTATAAGGGCGATGTAGAAGAAGTTCAGAAGAAAATATCCATTCCAGAAAATCATAAAGTTGAAATTGTAACTGCTCAGGGAATCAACAGTGATCAGGCAAATAAAAGTTTATTACAGAAACTTGTCGTAAAGTCTGAATTGTTTGAACTGTATGATTCAAGCTGGGGGCTGCTTAGTGAAAAGGAAGCTGCTGACAGCAATTCGTATCCTTATTTTGCTGCGGCGGTTTTATTGATAGATAATAATTTGCGTAATAAAGAGGAGTAAGTTATATGAAAGTATTAGTTATTGGTGGTGCAGGTTATATTGGAAGCCACGTTGTAAAAGAAATGATGAAGGCTGGCCACGAAGTTGCTGTATTTGATAATCTTTCAAGTGGTCTTCGCTGCAATCTTTTTCCACAGAACGAATTTATTTATGGAAACATTTTGATTCAGGCAGATATTGAAGCAGCTTTTGCAAAGGGCTTTGATGCATTTGTTCATCTTGCTGCATTTAAAGCTGCCGGTGAGTCTATGATTCTTCCAGAAAAGTACAGTGTAAACAATATCACTGGAACTCTGAATATTATGAACGCTGCTGTAAAGTATGGCTGTAAAAAAATGATTTTCAGTTCATCAGCTGCAGTATTCGGTTCTCCTGAATATCTGCCTATTGATGAAGATCATCCAAAGAATCCTGAAAACTACTACGGCTTTACAAAGCTTGAGATTGAACGCTTTATGGGCTGGTATGATAAGCTTAAGGGAATGCGTTTCGCAGCCCTCCGTTATTTTAATGCTGCAGGTTATGATCCTGATGGCGAAATCCGCGGACTCGAGCAGAATCCTCAGAATCTTCTTCCACGTGTAATGGAAGTTGCTGCCGGTATGAAAGATGGTATGAAGGTTTTTGGAACTGATTATGATACAAGAGACGGAACCTGTATCCGCGATTATGTTCACGTTACTGACCTTGCACGTGCTCATGTTATGGCACTCGACTATATTACAAAGAACGACAAGAGCCTTACAGTAAACCTTGGAACAGAAAAGGGAACAACTGTAAAAGAAATTATCGATGCCTCACGCAGAATTACAGGTAAGACAATTCCTTCAGAAGATGTAGAGCGCCGTCCTGGTGATCCTGCATGTCTGTATGCAACTTCAAAGCGTGCAAAGGAGCTTCTCGGATGGGAGCCAAAATATTCTGACGTAGACACTCTCGTTAAAACTACCTGGGAAGTATACAAATAATGAATGCAAAAGAATTCTTAAAAAACAACGAGCGCGATATTGTTGCGCTTGAAACTCTTCTTACTTCTATTCCAGCTATTGCTCCAGAAGGCAATGGTGATGGAGAAGAAAAAAAATGCCGTGCCCTCGAAGGCTGGCTTCGTGATAATGGTTTTGATAAAAACGGATGTACGATTGAGCGTTTTGAAGCTCCAGACAGCCGTGTTAGTGCCGGTGTAAGACCAAGCCTTGTTGTAACAATTCCGGGTAAAGACGATTCTCAGCGTGTATGGGTAATGGCTCATATGGACGTAGTTCCAATCGGTGACCCTAAACTCTGGAATACAGACCCATGGACTGTTGTAGAAAAAGACGGAAAGCTTTACGGGCGCGGTGTAGAAGATAACCAGCAGGGCCTTTGTTCTGCCGCTTTTGCCGCTCTTTACTATCTGAAAAATGGAATTACTCCTGCTCGTACTGTAAAACTGCTTTTTGTAGCTGATGAGGAAAATGGAAGTGCATATGGAGCAATCTGGCTCATTAAAAATACAGACCTTTTCCGCAAAAATGACCTTGTTCTGATTCCTGATGGAGGAGACAGCGAAGGCCGTACAATTGAAATTGCAGAAAAAAATATTTTATGGATGCGCGTTCATGTTATGGGAAAACAGACTCACGGAAGTCGCCCAGACAGCGGAGCCAATGCATGTCTCGCCGCGTGCGCCCTCTCTTTAAAATTGAACGAACTTGAAAAAGTATTCGATAAACGTGATTCACTTTTCGAACCTGACTATTCAACATTCCAGCCGACAAAGCGCGAGAAGAACGTAGACAGTATAAATATCATTCCTGGAGAAGATACGTTCTACATGGACTGCCGTATTCTGCCATGTTATTCACTGGCTGAGGTTCTCGCCGAAGTAGACAAGCGCTGCCGTGAAGTAGAAGCTCAGTATGGTGTAAAAATTGAATACGAAGCTCCTCAGCAATCAGAAAGTCCTGCAACTCCGGTTACTGCTCCTGTAGCTCAGAAACTGGCAGCTGCAATCAAAAAGGTTCACAATATCGATGCTAAGTTTATTGGAATTGGTGGCGGTACTGTAGGTGCAGAACTCCGCCGCGAAGGAATTGATGCAGTTGTCTGGAGTACACTGGATGACCAGGCTCACCAGCCGAATGAATACTGCATCATTGATAATCTGATTAAGGATGCCGAGACTCTTATCGAGTTCTTTGCAGAATAATAAATTCCTCCCCAGTTTTTCTGGGGAGTTTATTTTATGAAGAAAGTAATAAATTACATTTATTTAACAATAGATATCCTTTCTCCACTATTATTATTTTTTAATTTTTCTACACCTTTTATTTTTTGTTTATTCAATTCATTTGTTGGAATCATTAGTTTTATTATCAATTTTAAGGATTTTAAAGAGTGTGTTTATTGGAATAAATATTTTTTGATTCCTGTCTTTGTATTGAGTCTTTTTATGCTATGTTTGGGAATTAAAGGTTTAGCAGATAAAGCATTCCTGTGGTTCAATATATTATTGATTTTTTATAGCTTTACTCAGTTTTTATGGGTGATTGAAGTTTTAAGACATCTTTATGAATATCATAATACATTACTAAAATTATATATATGTTTAGTTTATCCAATAAGATTATTTATATATATATGTTTAATTTTATCTTGCATTTTACCTGTGTAAATAAAAAAAAGAGAAAGACTTTTTAAGTCTTTCTCTTTTTTTTACAGGAACTATCTTACCTTAAGGAAGATTCCCATAATTGCACAGGTAATCAAAAGCTGAAGAATCATAAACTTCAGTAATACCTGTGTAGGGGACCAGCCACGGTTTTTGCGCATGTGGTCGTGGAGAGGGAATCTTATATTTTCGAAAATCTTAATCTTAAAGAAACGGAGAAGGAAAACCTTCAGAAGTCCCATTCCACCGTTAATCATAATGATTGACGATGTTGCGAGAATAACGAATGGGTTTCCGCTGATCATAACACCAACCCCGATAAAATATCCAAGGGCACGGCTTCCTGCGTCACCCATAAGACATTTACTTGGGAATGCATTGTGCCAGAGGTAACCCATTACAACACCTGTCATAGCAAGCAGAAGAACAGCCCAGTTAGCACCAGAAGGAAGATGCTGAATCAAAAGGTATGCCGCAATATCTTTATGACCAAGTA
The Treponema bryantii DNA segment above includes these coding regions:
- a CDS encoding tetratricopeptide repeat protein, with amino-acid sequence MKKLIILAVLAAISSLFISCKTLKEIPEDKTSAQIIQMGQNYVGIGDYKSAEFCYDTVIARFGTDASIYVEAKYELGRVYLAQNKYDKAYNTFNEILQIYDVYAAMLPGAYKKLCTISINQIPEAKLAELKK
- a CDS encoding helix-turn-helix domain-containing protein; translated protein: MTPSQNPDEEPKAKKIPYHFGEKLRQAREHRGYTLKVVAQRAGVSESLVSQIERNHVSPAIDTLLALADVLDINLEYLFEEYRKERPVHIIRGESRASVKEDEVIYEELARPGAPSGENSTESYIIKIPAGSHTHHGSFGHIGREIGLILKGRAKFTYAGTEYFLSEGDSVSFSSGSPHVLENDGDTTMEAVWFVTPAERFAK
- a CDS encoding citrate/2-methylcitrate synthase; the encoded protein is MMSTKEETAILKKLEKLAVHNDPIDQKLYQQYDVKRGLRNANGTGVLVGLTRIGDVVGYEMQDGQKIAVPGRLVYRGYNVEDLIKDAEKNHQFGYEQCAYLLLFGELPNKDKLETFSKYLGECRVLPSNFTEDMIMKAPSNDIMNKMARGVLASYSYDDDPENRSVANVIKQCIQLIARFSTLAAYGYQAKRRYYDNKSLFIHNPKPELSTAENFLRLIRSDKQYTRLEAEILDLALILHAEHGGGNNSSLTVHVVSSADTDTYSAMAAAVGSLKGRRHGGANIRVVEMMDDIKANVKDWTSEKEVSAYIKKIATKEAFDRSGLVYGMGHAVYTISDPREVLLKAKAKQLAKEKGCMEEFALYDLIEKVAPSIIQEVHHSDKRVCANVDFYSGFVYTMLNIPRELFTPIFAISRIAGWSAHRIEEIVSGGRIYRPAYKNISKERDFVPLMDRK
- the galE gene encoding UDP-glucose 4-epimerase GalE, with amino-acid sequence MKVLVIGGAGYIGSHVVKEMMKAGHEVAVFDNLSSGLRCNLFPQNEFIYGNILIQADIEAAFAKGFDAFVHLAAFKAAGESMILPEKYSVNNITGTLNIMNAAVKYGCKKMIFSSSAAVFGSPEYLPIDEDHPKNPENYYGFTKLEIERFMGWYDKLKGMRFAALRYFNAAGYDPDGEIRGLEQNPQNLLPRVMEVAAGMKDGMKVFGTDYDTRDGTCIRDYVHVTDLARAHVMALDYITKNDKSLTVNLGTEKGTTVKEIIDASRRITGKTIPSEDVERRPGDPACLYATSKRAKELLGWEPKYSDVDTLVKTTWEVYK
- a CDS encoding vWA domain-containing protein gives rise to the protein MIKKLIFSAAFLLTFCVVFAQDANTSDSGSQIELYTAKQQQLRIKAENVRLIPDTKNGGYHLYVKKTENVNSILLTETTKDPAGKSDSYAYRTKEYNSINGDEIRYLDGKKLESEGSKYSLVDSTVENTSFFGPAFHIYIPETIIYGYEWSRHGEITIGKGTFINIRSFEKPYADYTGDFMDSPFMFDLKIKKRPKPQPKPEPKPAPLPEPEPESEPEPEPIEEPETILTDDYNPVASEKFKEMSDDIIYSKGPETIIDDIKGLLEDIEDKDNLDLVFAIDATGSMKNDIDKLKSDMQPMLAEIFGGSPGVRVGLLFYRDYGDTFKYMDLPVKVFPFTSNFTSFSKNLNSIRIYGKEGGDIPEAVYEAMYASCEFYSWRTTAQKKIILIGDAEPHPTPRGTRKYSKDFVMGLAASRKIKIHSILLPRD
- a CDS encoding M20 family metallo-hydrolase, coding for MNAKEFLKNNERDIVALETLLTSIPAIAPEGNGDGEEKKCRALEGWLRDNGFDKNGCTIERFEAPDSRVSAGVRPSLVVTIPGKDDSQRVWVMAHMDVVPIGDPKLWNTDPWTVVEKDGKLYGRGVEDNQQGLCSAAFAALYYLKNGITPARTVKLLFVADEENGSAYGAIWLIKNTDLFRKNDLVLIPDGGDSEGRTIEIAEKNILWMRVHVMGKQTHGSRPDSGANACLAACALSLKLNELEKVFDKRDSLFEPDYSTFQPTKREKNVDSINIIPGEDTFYMDCRILPCYSLAEVLAEVDKRCREVEAQYGVKIEYEAPQQSESPATPVTAPVAQKLAAAIKKVHNIDAKFIGIGGGTVGAELRREGIDAVVWSTLDDQAHQPNEYCIIDNLIKDAETLIEFFAE